GAAAAAGCGTTAAAAAAGGTGCCTCGGCACCTTTTTAAAATTATAGTAAATCTAACTCAATAACTTTACTTACCAAATAACAACTCCCAAAAACCTGGCGGCTCATGTAGCTCATGGTATTTCTTACGTAGCTCATCAATAGATTTAAGCGGCGCTTTTGCAGCTTCAAGGCCGCGAGTCGTTGCAAGTTGCTTCGCTTGCTTTGCTTGATTTATGACTTTATCAAGCCCTTCTAAAGACGCCGTTTCATGCTGTTTAAAATCAGCTGTTTTGGCTGTCTCTAATAACTCAATAAATTCATCGATAGCGTTATTAAAGCTTACTAAATCTGTAGCACGTACAGAATTTTTATAAGCAAGCCCCATATTTTTCATATTGGCCTCAAGATCAATAT
The nucleotide sequence above comes from Pseudoalteromonas shioyasakiensis. Encoded proteins:
- a CDS encoding cytochrome b562, with product MKLILVTFLLFFSSLSAANNIDLEANMKNMGLAYKNSVRATDLVSFNNAIDEFIELLETAKTADFKQHETASLEGLDKVINQAKQAKQLATTRGLEAAKAPLKSIDELRKKYHELHEPPGFWELLFGK